The Muricauda sp. SCSIO 65647 genome includes a region encoding these proteins:
- a CDS encoding Rab family GTPase — protein MQKSKKIVILGHFGVGKTSLIRRFVKNSFSDKYKVTIGVHISKKVVEVGSDESISMILWDLEGTDDIRMIRNPYLLGTHGAFFVFDVNRPSTFQNIQEDLSVLSEKMPDVPLLIIGNKVDLVDQDDLNLLLKENDISFDFLTSAKTGEWVEDAFLQMATLLKDA, from the coding sequence ATGCAAAAATCTAAGAAAATTGTCATCTTAGGCCATTTTGGCGTGGGCAAGACCTCGCTGATCAGAAGATTTGTGAAAAATAGCTTTTCTGATAAGTACAAGGTCACCATTGGGGTACACATCTCAAAAAAAGTGGTTGAGGTCGGATCTGACGAATCTATTTCAATGATTTTGTGGGATTTGGAAGGAACCGATGATATCAGAATGATTCGAAACCCATACCTTCTGGGTACGCATGGAGCTTTCTTTGTCTTTGATGTCAATCGGCCATCGACTTTTCAGAACATACAAGAAGACCTTTCGGTGTTATCGGAAAAAATGCCCGATGTTCCCCTTTTGATCATTGGCAACAAGGTAGATCTTGTAGATCAAGATGATTTAAATCTCCTTTTGAAAGAAAACGATATTTCTTTTGACTTTCTTACAAGTGCCAAGACAGGTGAATGGGTAGAAGATGCGTTTCTGCAAATGGCAACCCTTTTAAAAGATGCTTGA
- a CDS encoding ATP-binding protein: MLERYKQQYIGKNIQFVFVDDDGTVRESDQTIFRFQIGFRIAEVHPFFETLSFLEGIQENEFSFNCVHLEVDDNEHIVDIRVVGQEAGILMVIIDHTQYYQEYQTVAQARNESIIKAELIVLKNKELEERERFKNRFIQNFSHELRNPLTGIVSITNILSATDLNVQQRQLLDFLKEANTNLKSMLEDILSISMMASGKLALKEKAFKLSSLLELLEFTYGNRAKNKGLQFSVDVDERLPEYVEGDRLRLYQVLTNLLENAVKYTESGTVSLTVHVNQKRANKVSLHFEVSDTGMGISPENHVLIFESFSRLDRYDNKGGVGIGLTIVKGLLELMGSEIKMESHLEKGTRFYFDLTLKYPLYSIKKSLIKSKGRIVENTISKRDKKYRLLLVEDDERVQMTLFKILADTEHFYIELANDGARVIEEVINNTYDLIVMDVNLPNASGDHLTHIIRELPFGKVRDVPIIGITANAFDEDIKRYLRVGMNQVITKPFEAHKLLEAIYNYLK; the protein is encoded by the coding sequence ATGCTTGAGCGTTACAAACAGCAATACATTGGCAAGAACATTCAATTTGTTTTTGTGGACGATGACGGTACGGTAAGAGAAAGCGACCAAACCATTTTTCGTTTTCAAATAGGTTTTCGCATTGCCGAGGTCCATCCGTTTTTTGAAACGCTTTCTTTCTTGGAAGGTATACAGGAAAATGAGTTTTCGTTCAATTGCGTACATCTCGAAGTTGATGACAATGAGCATATTGTCGATATAAGGGTTGTTGGGCAAGAGGCTGGAATATTGATGGTCATAATCGACCATACCCAATATTATCAAGAGTATCAGACCGTTGCACAGGCAAGAAATGAATCGATTATAAAAGCTGAGCTCATTGTATTGAAAAATAAGGAGCTCGAAGAGCGTGAACGGTTCAAGAACAGGTTTATCCAAAATTTCAGCCATGAGCTTAGAAATCCACTTACGGGCATAGTTTCCATTACCAATATATTATCGGCAACTGATTTGAACGTTCAGCAACGACAACTACTTGACTTTCTCAAAGAGGCCAATACCAACCTCAAATCAATGCTCGAAGATATCTTGAGCATCAGCATGATGGCTTCGGGAAAACTGGCATTGAAAGAAAAAGCGTTCAAGCTTTCAAGTCTGCTCGAACTTCTAGAGTTCACCTATGGCAATAGGGCAAAGAACAAAGGGCTGCAATTCTCGGTTGATGTAGATGAAAGATTACCTGAATATGTAGAGGGCGACCGATTGCGACTGTACCAGGTATTGACCAACTTACTTGAAAATGCGGTTAAATATACAGAAAGCGGCACGGTTTCGCTTACCGTTCATGTAAATCAAAAAAGGGCCAACAAGGTCAGTCTGCATTTTGAAGTCTCTGACACGGGCATGGGTATTTCGCCAGAAAACCATGTACTTATTTTTGAAAGCTTTTCACGCCTTGACCGATATGACAACAAAGGAGGGGTAGGGATCGGCCTTACCATTGTAAAAGGACTTTTAGAATTGATGGGCAGCGAAATTAAAATGGAATCACATCTTGAAAAAGGCACAAGATTCTACTTTGACCTTACCCTGAAATATCCTTTGTATTCAATTAAAAAATCACTTATCAAGTCTAAAGGCCGCATCGTAGAAAACACCATTTCAAAAAGGGATAAGAAATATAGGCTATTGTTGGTCGAAGACGACGAACGTGTGCAGATGACGCTTTTTAAAATTTTAGCGGACACGGAGCACTTTTATATAGAACTGGCAAATGATGGGGCACGCGTGATTGAAGAAGTGATCAACAATACTTATGACTTGATCGTGATGGACGTGAACCTGCCCAATGCTTCAGGTGACCATCTCACCCATATAATACGCGAATTGCCCTTTGGCAAGGTTCGAGACGTTCCTATTATTGGCATTACCGCGAACGCATTCGATGAAGATATCAAAAGGTATTTGAGAGTGGGCATGAATCAGGTGATTACCAAACCCTTTGAAGCGCATAAACTGCTCGAGGCCATTTACAACTATTTGAAATGA
- a CDS encoding ABC transporter ATP-binding protein → MLLQLKNIFKWVNSGGQRIFLLKDINLSVEEGEFISIMGPSGSGKSTLLNVIGMLDRFDEGEYHFLNESVHTLKEKHRSNLYKEYIGFVFQSYHLLDDLTVYENLEMPLLYKKFKGSERKAMVGDMLDRFNIVGKKDLFPAQLSGGQQQLVGVARALISKPKLILADEPTGNLNSQQSEEIMELFKRLNEEDRVTIIQVTHSEKNAAYGSRIINLLDGRMIK, encoded by the coding sequence ATGCTACTACAATTAAAAAACATCTTTAAATGGGTCAACTCGGGTGGCCAACGTATATTCTTATTGAAAGACATCAATCTATCCGTTGAGGAAGGGGAGTTTATTTCCATCATGGGACCTTCGGGTTCTGGAAAATCAACGCTTCTCAATGTCATCGGAATGCTGGATCGGTTTGATGAGGGAGAATATCATTTTTTGAACGAGTCTGTACATACCTTAAAAGAAAAGCACCGCTCGAATCTGTATAAAGAATATATAGGCTTTGTCTTTCAATCATACCATTTATTGGATGATCTGACCGTTTATGAAAACTTGGAAATGCCCCTACTTTACAAAAAATTTAAAGGCTCAGAACGCAAGGCCATGGTCGGCGATATGCTGGACCGTTTCAATATTGTGGGCAAAAAAGATTTGTTCCCGGCCCAGTTAAGCGGCGGACAACAACAATTGGTAGGGGTTGCCAGGGCCTTAATTTCTAAACCAAAGTTGATTTTGGCCGACGAACCTACAGGCAACCTCAACTCACAACAGAGCGAAGAGATTATGGAGCTCTTTAAAAGGTTAAATGAAGAAGACAGGGTGACCATTATTCAAGTGACCCACTCTGAGAAGAATGCGGCCTATGGCTCAAGGATTATCAATTTGTTGGATGGGCGGATGATCAAGTAA
- a CDS encoding ABC transporter permease, translating into MYKLFLKIATRYLLKNKLYSFINIFGLAVGTACFILIMLYVNHEESYDTFDGSENIYRAYMDYLEGDKWVAGDANSYIVTGETLKENFPEIFDYARLRYFNGIVLLKDNEIYEHNKGSLADPSFLELFDLKLRQGNAQNALTEPYSMVLTESLAKKLFGNEEPMGKSLKLHNGNSPSFTITGILKENNRQTHIKNDFLVSFSTFRAWDAFERDWEYTWNQNVYYTFLSIDPKTNARQLQQKIKDFKIEALPFERHNIEPLEDIHLYSNKPYEAEANGSILRVRFLFAIGLIIIVLSWLNYINLSTAKSIERAKETGIRKVAGAQKPQIIIQSLLESLLLNFIAIAIAIGIVIVFLPSYNAFIGKELSFGIPNFAQILPLFGLILLGAAMSGIYPAFVLSGYTPTKTLKGKVHSSSLGLNIRKALIIGQFFATIVLIVGTIMISKQIGFLKNQPTGTDLQQVVALHWQVLNSSSDSTIVQGIKTFKDKLQNLPFIEQTATANTFPGGRYEDLGSSAGITFPDGRRDDKRITYNYAVSPKYFELMGFEFAAGKPFRENSQGLGNDIVMNEKFIRFMGISDSKEAIGKTVRFWNQDWTIVGVLKDYHHFGLKTGIEPMILRYGSSSSNILAKLNQKAVIADGLGEAMVQIEDTWKEIFPQSTFKYTFLDENFEAQYKDDKAFGTAFQIFTILSILIASMGLFGLTSYTVIRRKKEIGVRKVNGATITQILSLLNKDFVKWVGLAFIIAVPVSWYAMNQWLEGFAYKTNLDWWVFALAGITALTIALLTVSWQSFRAAIVNPVESLRDE; encoded by the coding sequence ATGTACAAACTATTCTTGAAAATCGCTACGAGGTATTTGCTCAAAAACAAGCTGTATTCTTTCATAAATATCTTTGGTCTGGCTGTCGGCACCGCTTGTTTTATACTGATAATGTTATATGTCAACCATGAAGAAAGCTATGACACTTTTGATGGTTCTGAAAACATTTACAGGGCCTACATGGACTACCTTGAAGGGGATAAATGGGTCGCAGGGGATGCCAATAGCTATATCGTAACGGGGGAAACCTTAAAGGAAAATTTTCCTGAAATATTTGATTATGCAAGGCTGCGCTATTTTAACGGTATTGTGCTCCTAAAAGACAATGAAATCTATGAGCACAACAAAGGGTCTTTGGCCGATCCTTCTTTTTTAGAGCTTTTTGACCTTAAGTTAAGACAAGGGAATGCACAAAATGCCTTAACCGAACCCTACTCCATGGTCTTAACAGAATCTTTGGCCAAGAAATTATTTGGCAATGAGGAACCTATGGGCAAATCACTAAAACTGCATAATGGAAACAGCCCTTCTTTTACTATCACGGGAATTCTAAAAGAAAACAACCGACAAACACATATCAAGAACGATTTTTTAGTTTCGTTTAGCACTTTTCGAGCTTGGGATGCTTTTGAGAGGGATTGGGAATATACTTGGAACCAAAATGTCTATTATACTTTTCTCAGCATTGACCCAAAGACGAATGCCCGGCAACTGCAACAAAAAATAAAGGATTTCAAAATAGAGGCCTTGCCCTTCGAAAGGCATAATATTGAACCTTTGGAAGACATTCATTTATATTCCAACAAGCCTTATGAGGCAGAGGCAAACGGGAGCATCCTAAGGGTTCGGTTCCTATTTGCAATCGGGTTGATTATCATAGTTCTTTCATGGTTGAATTACATTAATCTTTCTACGGCCAAATCAATAGAACGAGCTAAGGAAACAGGCATTCGAAAAGTAGCAGGGGCCCAGAAACCACAAATCATCATACAATCGTTGTTGGAGTCGCTTTTGCTGAACTTTATTGCCATTGCCATTGCAATCGGTATTGTCATTGTATTCTTGCCATCCTACAATGCGTTTATTGGAAAAGAGCTGTCTTTCGGAATTCCAAACTTTGCCCAAATATTGCCCCTTTTTGGTCTAATCCTATTAGGAGCGGCCATGTCAGGGATATATCCGGCCTTTGTGCTAAGTGGCTATACTCCAACCAAAACACTAAAGGGCAAGGTTCACTCATCCTCCTTGGGACTTAACATCAGAAAAGCACTGATTATAGGTCAATTTTTCGCGACTATTGTTTTAATAGTGGGAACCATAATGATCAGCAAGCAAATTGGTTTTCTGAAAAACCAACCAACAGGTACAGATTTGCAACAAGTGGTCGCCCTACATTGGCAAGTGCTCAATTCAAGCTCTGATTCCACTATTGTTCAGGGGATAAAAACGTTTAAGGATAAATTGCAAAACCTGCCTTTTATAGAACAAACAGCTACTGCAAACACCTTTCCTGGCGGCAGATATGAAGATTTAGGTTCTAGTGCGGGAATTACCTTTCCTGATGGAAGAAGAGACGATAAACGTATCACCTATAATTACGCCGTAAGCCCCAAATATTTTGAATTGATGGGTTTTGAATTTGCCGCAGGCAAACCCTTTAGGGAAAATTCCCAAGGTCTTGGCAATGACATTGTCATGAATGAAAAATTCATTCGTTTTATGGGAATTTCAGATTCGAAAGAAGCTATTGGAAAAACTGTACGATTCTGGAATCAAGATTGGACCATTGTAGGAGTTTTAAAGGACTATCACCATTTCGGATTGAAAACGGGTATTGAGCCCATGATTTTGCGATATGGCTCCAGTTCTAGTAACATTCTTGCAAAACTGAATCAAAAAGCTGTGATTGCTGATGGCCTAGGGGAAGCCATGGTGCAGATTGAGGACACTTGGAAGGAAATATTTCCCCAAAGTACTTTCAAATACACTTTTCTTGATGAAAACTTTGAAGCCCAATACAAAGACGACAAAGCCTTTGGCACGGCATTTCAGATTTTCACCATTTTGTCCATTTTAATCGCTTCGATGGGATTGTTTGGACTTACTTCTTATACCGTTATTCGACGGAAGAAGGAAATTGGCGTGCGAAAGGTCAACGGAGCAACAATAACCCAAATACTTTCTTTGTTAAACAAAGATTTTGTGAAATGGGTAGGCTTAGCATTTATTATTGCAGTACCGGTATCATGGTATGCCATGAACCAATGGTTAGAGGGTTTTGCCTATAAAACAAACCTTGACTGGTGGGTATTTGCTTTAGCCGGAATTACTGCATTGACAATCGCGTTGTTAACAGTAAGCTGGCAAAGTTTTAGGGCGGCAATAGTAAATCCCGTAGAATCTTTAAGGGATGAATAA
- a CDS encoding ABC transporter permease gives MFKNQLKIAWRSLLKRKVFSLINILGLAIGFGCATLIFLFVNHHLSYDKFHHNSERIFRFVTEQQTDIITHTASVPPGFSNAFKKDYTYATKMAKMIYWGDEVLTIEDRNLKIKLDDELRFVEADFFKIFNFPLVNGSGDVPITEPNTAVITEDMALRLFGHENPIGKSFLLGNTELITITGVLKQFPETTMFTGKVFVSFATISSFFDFVASESWGGITSNLMCFGLLHPNQDIAAIERNLTEYPKKFRPKSKNKHVYKLQPLADIHLNTKYGGNVNRKTLWIFSLIGLFILGMACINFINISTGQSFYRSKEVGLRKVVGGLKNQLFWQFMVETLLTGFLALLVGIGICFLVLPWFNSLFDLSLSLKNMLDVRFIGFLMLLLLLVTFLAGSYPGVLLAKVAPILALKNQLSTKDMGRSITRKTLVITQFVIAIVLIVGTIVINQQIEYAISSDLGYEKNSIVMVEIPNDNVEGIQLKGLKERISNLVGVEKITTCFASPGASNRNWGTSVRYNNKPEDEEFNIQVKAADSDYVGTFEIPILAGRNFMEKDTVDEVLVNKTFAEKVGVSNVNELLGRKLEINGGNVQSKIVGVISDFHNESFVENISPVFIAPIEDYYSEFAININLGQASKILSGIEKEWLKLFPDFVFDYEFLDDRVAEQYEAEQQFLSLTKVFSALAILIGCLGVYGLISFFITQKTKEIGIRKVLGSSLGNILALLAKDFLLMILVAGAIASPIAWLLMNRWLENYKYHTQLSWWIFALAITGVILITVLTIGYKTLRAAQTNPIKSLRTE, from the coding sequence ATGTTTAAAAACCAATTAAAAATAGCATGGAGGAGTCTCCTAAAAAGAAAAGTGTTCTCACTGATCAACATTCTTGGCCTGGCAATAGGTTTTGGATGTGCAACACTGATATTTTTATTTGTCAACCATCATTTAAGCTATGATAAATTCCATCACAACAGTGAACGTATTTTTAGGTTCGTTACTGAACAGCAAACGGATATAATTACGCATACTGCTTCTGTTCCCCCCGGATTTTCGAATGCCTTTAAGAAAGACTACACTTACGCCACCAAAATGGCGAAAATGATATATTGGGGCGATGAAGTTTTAACCATTGAAGACCGCAACTTAAAAATAAAGTTAGATGACGAATTGCGGTTTGTGGAAGCAGATTTCTTTAAAATATTCAATTTCCCTTTGGTAAACGGTTCCGGTGATGTTCCAATTACTGAACCAAATACGGCAGTTATAACTGAGGATATGGCCCTTAGGCTGTTTGGGCATGAAAATCCTATTGGAAAGAGCTTTTTGCTTGGAAATACCGAGCTCATTACCATTACAGGGGTATTGAAACAATTCCCTGAAACCACTATGTTCACTGGTAAAGTCTTCGTTTCATTTGCAACAATATCTTCTTTTTTTGATTTTGTTGCCAGTGAGAGTTGGGGAGGAATCACTTCGAATCTCATGTGTTTCGGTTTGCTACATCCCAATCAAGATATTGCTGCAATTGAAAGGAATCTTACTGAATATCCAAAGAAGTTTAGACCAAAATCAAAAAATAAACATGTTTATAAACTTCAGCCCTTAGCCGATATTCATCTAAACACAAAGTACGGAGGTAATGTGAACAGAAAAACGCTCTGGATATTCTCTTTGATAGGCCTTTTCATTTTGGGAATGGCCTGTATCAACTTCATCAATATTTCAACCGGACAATCCTTTTACCGTTCAAAGGAAGTGGGTTTGCGCAAGGTTGTTGGCGGGTTAAAAAACCAATTGTTTTGGCAATTCATGGTAGAGACCTTACTGACCGGTTTTTTGGCTTTGTTAGTTGGTATTGGCATATGCTTTTTGGTGCTACCATGGTTTAATTCCCTATTTGATCTATCCCTTTCATTAAAAAACATGTTGGATGTTAGGTTCATAGGATTCTTAATGTTGCTATTGCTCTTGGTTACTTTTCTTGCAGGCAGCTACCCTGGAGTGCTGCTGGCCAAGGTAGCTCCAATCTTAGCCTTAAAAAATCAGCTTTCCACTAAAGACATGGGTCGTTCGATAACACGTAAAACCTTAGTGATTACCCAGTTTGTCATTGCAATTGTTTTGATTGTTGGTACTATAGTGATCAACCAACAAATTGAATATGCCATCTCTTCAGATTTGGGGTATGAGAAAAACTCCATTGTTATGGTTGAAATTCCAAATGACAATGTTGAGGGCATACAGTTAAAAGGTTTGAAAGAACGCATTTCAAACCTTGTGGGCGTAGAAAAGATAACTACTTGTTTCGCTTCACCTGGTGCTAGCAACAGAAACTGGGGTACTAGTGTTCGATACAACAATAAACCAGAAGATGAAGAATTCAATATACAGGTCAAAGCAGCTGACAGTGATTATGTCGGTACATTCGAAATTCCTATTTTGGCCGGTCGAAATTTCATGGAAAAAGATACCGTTGACGAAGTTTTGGTCAATAAAACCTTCGCCGAAAAAGTTGGTGTTTCCAATGTAAATGAACTACTTGGAAGGAAATTGGAAATTAATGGAGGCAATGTACAATCGAAAATCGTCGGAGTGATCTCAGACTTTCATAATGAATCATTTGTTGAAAACATCAGTCCGGTTTTTATCGCACCCATTGAAGATTATTACAGTGAATTTGCAATAAATATTAACTTGGGTCAAGCCTCAAAAATTCTATCAGGTATTGAAAAGGAATGGTTAAAATTATTTCCCGATTTCGTCTTTGACTACGAGTTTCTAGATGATAGGGTGGCAGAGCAATATGAAGCGGAGCAACAATTTCTGTCGTTGACCAAGGTTTTTTCAGCACTGGCCATTCTAATAGGCTGTTTGGGGGTTTATGGCCTAATAAGTTTCTTTATAACCCAAAAAACAAAGGAAATCGGTATTCGAAAGGTCTTGGGAAGCAGTCTAGGTAACATTTTGGCGCTATTGGCCAAAGATTTCCTGCTGATGATTTTGGTTGCGGGGGCCATCGCCTCGCCAATTGCTTGGCTTTTAATGAATCGATGGCTTGAGAATTATAAATATCACACCCAGCTGTCTTGGTGGATTTTTGCCCTTGCCATTACAGGCGTAATTCTAATCACCGTGCTTACAATAGGATATAAAACACTTAGAGCGGCACAAACAAACCCTATAAAGAGTTTAAGGACGGAGTAA